GCTTGCTCATCATGATTGCTCCTCGCATGAACGGGCAGTCCCCGCGCTCGCCGGCGGCGCGGAGGAGAAATCAAGGTGGCCCCCTCCACCAGAGATAGGCACGAGGGTTACATCCGGCGCGCGACTTGATCGGCTGTACGGTCCCGGGGCTCGCCGAGTATGGTCGGTACCGGCGGAGCCACGGATATGGAGTCCCGATGGAGGGGAAGTCCGAGCCGGACTGGGAAACCGTTTACCGAGAGAATGTCGTCTGGGTTTACCGGCTGATGGTGAAAAAGGTGGGAAACCCGGCGGACGCCGAGGATCTCACCGGTGAGGTCTTCCTCGCCGCGCTGAAACCGTTGCGCGCGAACGCGCGCAGGGAGGAGGTCCGCGCCTACCTGCTGGCGACGGCGCGCACCGTGCTCGCGGCCCATTGGCGGCGCCTGTTCGGCCGCGAGATCACCACGATCGGCCTCGACGAAACGATGGAAATACCCGACGGCAGCCCCCGAATGACGAACGGCACGACAGTTCCAGCGACGGACCGGCGGGTCGCCGCGATCCTCGCCGAATTGCCCGAGCGCGCCCGGAGAGTCCTGCAGTTACGATTTCTGGAGTCCTACTCACTGCAGGACGCCGCCGACGAGCTGGGGGTCAGCCTCGCCAACGTCAAGGTGATCCAGCACCGGGCCCTGCGGCTCGCCGCCCAAGCCGCGGAACGGATCGAGGAGCAGGCATGAACGACGTCGACCGCTTCGCCGACAGCCTCCTCGGGCAGCGCACGCCGGAGCCGTTCCGGCCGGACGACGAGCAGGTGGCCCAGATGCGCGCGGCCATCGAGCTGCAGGCCGTCCGGCTCGGCGCGGCCGACGCCCACCCGCCCGCCGGCTTCCTCGCGCGGCTCGAGCGCGAGCTGGCGGCCGAGCTCACGACGCCTGCCACGCCCCTGGACCGGCGCGCAACCCGCCGCCGCGTGGTCCGGACCGCCGGGATCGCCGCCGCCTCCCTTGCCGCGGGCGTCGGGATCGACCGCCTGGTCCGCGGCCCGGCCGCGGCACCACCGGAGCAGGAACCGGGCGAGTGGCGAACGGTAGCGGCGAGCAAGGACGTGCCGGAGGGCGGCCTGCGGGAGTTCGAGCTGGACACCGTGACCGGCTTCGTCCAGCGAACCCCGGACGGCCTGCAAGCCGTGTCCTCGACCTGCACCCACCTGGGCTGCCGCCTGCGCCTGGCGAACCCCGAGCGTCGGCTGGTCTGCCCTTGCCACGGCGCGACCTTCGCGCTGACCGGGGAGATCGTGCGTTACGACCTCCCGGTGGAGATCCCGCCATTGCCCGTGTTCGAGGCCCGCGACCAGGACGGCGACATCCAGATCTACACCCCCTTCAAACGGGACTGACGTTCCCGAGGCCGAGGAAGAGATCACCGCCCCCATCGCACGACGTTGTCGTCGAATTCCAGGCGCCCGGCTGGGGATTCCGAGACACAGCGGATCAGGACCTGGACGGCGAATAAGAACTCGCCAAGAGGTTCCGTG
This window of the Amycolatopsis balhimycina FH 1894 genome carries:
- a CDS encoding RNA polymerase sigma factor, which codes for MEGKSEPDWETVYRENVVWVYRLMVKKVGNPADAEDLTGEVFLAALKPLRANARREEVRAYLLATARTVLAAHWRRLFGREITTIGLDETMEIPDGSPRMTNGTTVPATDRRVAAILAELPERARRVLQLRFLESYSLQDAADELGVSLANVKVIQHRALRLAAQAAERIEEQA
- a CDS encoding Rieske (2Fe-2S) protein; the protein is MNDVDRFADSLLGQRTPEPFRPDDEQVAQMRAAIELQAVRLGAADAHPPAGFLARLERELAAELTTPATPLDRRATRRRVVRTAGIAAASLAAGVGIDRLVRGPAAAPPEQEPGEWRTVAASKDVPEGGLREFELDTVTGFVQRTPDGLQAVSSTCTHLGCRLRLANPERRLVCPCHGATFALTGEIVRYDLPVEIPPLPVFEARDQDGDIQIYTPFKRD